From a single Sphaeramia orbicularis chromosome 4, fSphaOr1.1, whole genome shotgun sequence genomic region:
- the LOC115418303 gene encoding E3 ubiquitin-protein ligase RNF14-like, translated as MNALWDDYSSGSKDRRRLLESRYGRCNLVVTMESRLSQEWIAVTCKNCPYCFSRIEKNGGCNRMTCSRCSRQFCWACLTKLTYENNHQHFSHDSPCTIWFCQDSHLRFQGNSVQSFIPVQRGFTDP; from the exons ATGAATGCTCTGTGGGATGACTACTCCAGCGGCAGTAAGGACAGACGGCGCCTCCTGGAGAGCAGGTACGGCCGCTGTAACCTGGTGGTTACCATGGAGAGCCGCCTCAGTCAGGAATGGATTGCCGTCACCTGCAAGAACTGTCCTTACTGTTTCTCCAGGATAGag aaaaATGGTGGATGCAACCGAATGACATGCTCTCGGTGTAGCCGGCAATTCTGCTGGGCCTGTCTCACCAAACTAACCTATGAGAATAATCATCAACACTTCAGTCATGACAGTCCCTGCACTATATGG TTTTGTCAGGATTCCCACCTCCGCTTTCAGGGAAACAGCGTTCAGTCGTTCATCCCCGTCCAGAGAGGATTCACTGACCCCTAA